A region of the Rickettsiales bacterium Ac37b genome:
TATTATATTGATAATATCAGTTATCTCTTTCATTATATACCATACTGGTTATACATTAACAAAGAATTGGCATTTATACTTAATATATTATTATATTATTAATATATATTTAAAATTATATTTATATTGAGAACTATAATAATCTTAGTTACACTACAGAAATTACACTTTACTTCTAAAATTTATAATTAATTAAGGGTTACGTATGCCAGGAAATAAAATAATCAGTGTTGCTATTATACTATTTATTATATACGCTATTGCAAATGATAAAAACGCTCAATCAAAAATTAATAGCTTATTTAATTCTTCTAAGCATACAGAAACAAATACACCACATGCTACTCCTGATAACGTCTCAACCATTGATAACCCTACTTTTTCTAATATCACCATTACTCCTCCAGCAAACAATGATTCTGTTATTACACGCTTCTTGGCAAACACGCTAAATAATGTAGTTAGTACTAAAGAAGGGCAAGAAGCTATAAAAAAAATTATTACTACTGTACCAAATGCACCTATTATACCAAGAGAATTCCAAGAATTTAGCATAGTTGACGATAAAATAGGTAAGGGACATAATATAGAATGCGGACAAAAACTCGCCATTAATTACCAAATTTTATCTGCAGAGAATAAAATCTTAGCTAGTAATTTAGATCAAACGCATCCCTCTGAAATTATAGTTGGAAATAATGATATAGTGAAAGCTATGGATTTTGTAGCTTTAGGTATGAAGGAGGGAGGTAGTAGAAAAGCTATATTGTCTCCATATTTCATTGAAAATGATATTAAATTCAAAGAGAAAGCGCAAAATTATAATGGCTTCTCAACCCTTATAATTAATGT
Encoded here:
- a CDS encoding FKBP-type peptidyl-prolyl cis-trans isomerase, which gives rise to MPGNKIISVAIILFIIYAIANDKNAQSKINSLFNSSKHTETNTPHATPDNVSTIDNPTFSNITITPPANNDSVITRFLANTLNNVVSTKEGQEAIKKIITTVPNAPIIPREFQEFSIVDDKIGKGHNIECGQKLAINYQILSAENKILASNLDQTHPSEIIVGNNDIVKAMDFVALGMKEGGSRKAILSPYFIENDIKFKEKAQNYNGFSTLIINVIESSTLPSSKGKLRIFTERLEEGEPAKCGDNVNIHYKILRLDGTEIFNSAKAYPKAINVKVGSDQVPFAINKIIEYMTINSEKVAIVPPEFLNNIFSKKTDNFFLPDLSLPTNEMVILEVTRV